From the genome of uncultured Cohaesibacter sp., one region includes:
- a CDS encoding CDP-alcohol phosphatidyltransferase family protein: MTLPNIITICRLFLVPVVVWLLVDGRYGSAFWIFVIAGLSDGVDGILARRFNAQSQLGAYLDPVADKALLVSIFMTLGLLKVIPAYIVIAAVSRDILIVGAVVLSWMMDRPVDMKPLFVSKANTMFQILYAAMVMAMLGFEISFGEATRMLGYLVVGLTIVSAIAYLVDWIVHMAQDDDPAERDE; the protein is encoded by the coding sequence GTGACCCTACCTAACATCATCACAATCTGTCGATTGTTTCTGGTTCCTGTCGTGGTGTGGCTTCTGGTGGATGGCCGCTATGGTAGCGCCTTCTGGATCTTCGTCATCGCAGGCCTGTCGGATGGCGTCGATGGCATTCTGGCGCGCAGGTTCAACGCTCAATCGCAGCTTGGGGCCTATCTCGATCCGGTTGCGGACAAGGCGCTGCTGGTTAGCATTTTCATGACGCTGGGGCTGCTCAAAGTCATTCCCGCCTACATCGTCATTGCGGCGGTCAGTCGTGATATCCTGATCGTCGGGGCGGTTGTGCTGTCGTGGATGATGGATCGGCCAGTGGACATGAAGCCGCTGTTCGTCTCCAAGGCGAACACCATGTTCCAGATCCTTTATGCTGCCATGGTGATGGCCATGCTTGGCTTCGAGATCAGCTTCGGCGAGGCGACAAGGATGCTGGGCTATCTTGTCGTTGGCCTGACGATTGTCTCCGCCATAGCCTATCTGGTGGACTGGATCGTGCACATGGCACAGGACGACGATCCTGCCGAACGGGATGAGTAA